A region from the Ctenopharyngodon idella isolate HZGC_01 chromosome 13, HZGC01, whole genome shotgun sequence genome encodes:
- the LOC127524594 gene encoding gastrula zinc finger protein XlCGF8.2DB-like, with protein MAFIKEESEDVKIEETFRVKHEDNEQQTDLMVLKEESQELNKVEEKNQEKCHDFITGEESFSYSQTHKKEPRNLEVQTEESPFICQQCGESFSQKKSLNGHMRIHTGEGPFTCQQCGKRFNRNNNLKVHMIIHTGEKPHACTLCGKSFSLNRHLKTHMRIHTGEKPFACQQCGKNFSRQDKLNVHLNIHTGEKPHTCTLCGKSFSLKESLKAHIRLHTGEKPFACQQCGKSFSRKDKLNVHLKIHTGEKPHTCTLCGKSFTLKGYLMTHMRIHSGEKPFICSQCGRGFNQKKDLNAHMRNHTGVKPFVCNLCGKSFGYKESLNHHMRIHSSGFMSSV; from the coding sequence ACCTGATGGTGCTGAAAGAGGAGAGTCAAGAACTGAATAAAGTGGAAGAGAAAAATCAGGAAAAATGTCATGACTTCATCACTGGGGAAGAATCTTTTAGTTACTCACAGACTCATAAAAAAGAACCTAGAAACCTTGAAGTCCAAACTGAAGAAAGCCCTTTCatctgccaacagtgtggagaAAGTTTTAgtcaaaaaaaaagtcttaatggCCACATGAGGATTCACACAGGAGAGGgccctttcacctgccaacagtgtggaaagcgTTTCAATCGAAATAAcaaccttaaagtccacatgattATCCACACAGGAGAGAAGCCTCATGCCTGCACactgtgtgggaagagtttctcACTAAACAGACATCTTAAgactcacatgagaattcacactggagagaagccttttgcctgtcaacagtgtggaaaaaatTTCAGTCGACAAGACAAACTTAACGTCCACTTGAATATCCACACAGGAGAGAAGCCTCACACCTGCACactgtgtgggaagagtttttcACTAAAAGAAAGTCTTAAGGCTCACATAAGActtcacaccggagagaagccttttgcctgtcaacagtgtggaaaaagtttcagtcGAAAAGACAAACTTAACGTCCACTTGAAAATCCACACAGGAGAGAAACCTCACACCTGCACactgtgtgggaagagtttcacatTAAAAGGATATCTTATGAcgcacatgagaattcacagtggagagaagccattcatatgctctcagtgtggaaggGGTTTTAACCAGAAAAAGGACCTTAATGCCCACATGAGAAATCACACTGGAGTGAAGCCATTTGTTTGTAAtctgtgtggaaagagtttcggATATAAAGAAAGCCTTAATCATCACATGAGGATTCACTCATCAGGATTCATGTCATCTGTGTGA